From Brassica oleracea var. oleracea cultivar TO1000 chromosome C3, BOL, whole genome shotgun sequence, a single genomic window includes:
- the LOC106335919 gene encoding uncharacterized protein LOC106335919, with protein sequence MAVYGEKKHWWLRNKKIVDKYMKEAKNLIASKDPNDVESALSLLESALSVSPRYELALELKARSLLYLRRFKDVADMLHDYIPSLKFSGEDSGIGSSELSSTHSSRESVNLLNDLPSHGGDSSFKCFSVSDLKKKVMAGLSKNCSEQGQWRYLVLGQACCHLGLMEDAMVLLQTGKRLATAAFRRQSISLSDDSFILFSPAHGGSSPPPPSSVVVSSSSQPRSLTESESVAHMLSHIKLLLRRRAAALAALDAGLYSESIRHFSKILDSRRAVPQGFLAECFMHRASANRSAGRIAESIADCNKTLALEPSCLQALETRAALLESVRCFPDSLHDLEHLKLLYNSILRDRKLPGPVWKRHNVRYREIPGKLCVLTSKTQQLKEKIARGETGNVDYYALMGIRRDCSRSELDRAYLLLNLKHKPERSMSFIDRFELTEGEEELDSVKDRARMSTLLLYRLIQRGYSVVTSNIATEQEAEKQRKAAAAAAATEIHRSNNIETPIRASVVKGVFCRDLTVVGNLIARTGFNQPIPVKYEALSC encoded by the exons ATGGCGGTCTACGGCGAGAAGAAGCACTGGTGGCTCCGCAACAAGAAG ATCGTTGACAAATACATGAAGGAAGCAAAGAATTTAATAGCGAGCAAAGATCCAAACGACGTCGAATCAGCTCTAAGCCTTCTCGAGTCTGCTCTCTCCGTCTCTCCTCGCTACGAACTCGCTCTCGAGCTCAAAGCCAGATCGCTTCTCTACCTCCGTCGATTCAAAGACGTCGCTGATATGCTCCACGATTACATCCCGAGCCTTAAATTCTCCGGCGAAGACTCCGGCATCGGTTCGTCGGAGCTCTCTTCCACGCACTCGTCTCGTGAATCGGTCAACCTCCTGAACGATTTGCCGAGTCACGGCGGTGACTCGTCTTTTAAATGCTTCTCTGTTTCTGATCTCAAGAAGAAAGTCATGGCTGGGCTCAGTAAAAACTGCAGCGAACAAGGGCAATGGAG ATATTTAGTTCTTGGGCAAGCTTGTTGCCACCTAGGTCTTATGGAGGACGCGATGGTCCTTCTCCAAACCGGTAAACGGTTAGCCACCGCCGCGTTCCGCCGTCAGAGCATCTCCTTGTCCGACGACAGCTTCATCCTCTTCTCCCCCGCGCACGGCGGATCCTCTCCTCCTCCTCCTTCCTCCGTCGTCGTCTCTTCCTCCTCCCAGCCGCGATCGCTAACCGAATCCGAAAGCGTCGCTCACATGCTATCTCACATTAAGCTCCTCTTACGCCGCCGCGCCGCCGCGCTCGCGGCTCTAGACGCCGGACTCTACTCCGAATCGATCCGCCACTTCTCCAAGATCCTAGACAGCCGCCGCGCCGTGCCGCAGGGATTCCTCGCCGAGTGCTTCATGCACCGGGCCTCGGCGAACAGATCCGCCGGGAGGATCGCGGAGTCCATCGCCGATTGCAACAAAACGCTGGCGTTGGAGCCGTCGTGCCTCCAAGCGTTGGAAACTCGAGCCGCGCTGCTCGAGTCCGTACGGTGTTTCCCTGACTCGCTTCACGATTTGGAACACTTGAAGCTTCTTTACAACTCGATTTTACGTGACCGGAAACTTCCCGGTCCGGTTTGGAAACGCCACAACGTCCGGTACAGAGAGATACCCGGGAAACTATGTGTTTTGACGTCGAAAACTCAGCAGTTGAAGGAGAAGATCGCGAGGGGTGAAACCGGGAACGTTGATTACTACGCTCTGATGGGAATCAGACGCGATTGCTCGAGATCGGAGCTTGATCGAGCTTACTTGTTGCTTAATTTAAAGCATAAACCGGAGAGATCAATGTCGTTTATTGACCGGTTTGAGTTAACCGAGGGCGAGGAAGAATTAGATTCGGTTAAGGATCGGGCTAGAATGTCAACTCTATTACTATACAGATTGATCCAGAGAGGCTACTCCGTCGTGACAAGTAACATTGCAACGGAACAAGAGGCTGAGAAGCAACGTAAAGCTGCTGCCGCCGCCGCTGCAACGGAAATTCATCGGAGCAATAACATTGAAACGCCGATTAGAGCGAGTGTGGTGAAAGGAGTGTTTTGTAGAGATTTAACGGTGGTTGGGAATTTGATTGCACGAACCGGGTTTAACCAACCGATTCCGGTTAAATACGAAGCGCTTAGTTGCTGA